Proteins encoded within one genomic window of Polyangia bacterium:
- a CDS encoding PIN domain-containing protein, producing MILVDTSVWIESFRRGGRRIDALVSLDDVVSYRAVCRKCYRDLMMIGRSATPAPQCNALAQIESPLAASVFDEAVDLYRAARKRGLTVRSSVDCLIAACALRHDLEVLHRDRDYEALASVSLLRQRNTR from the coding sequence ATGATCCTGGTCGACACCTCTGTCTGGATCGAATCCTTCCGGCGCGGCGGGCGCCGCATCGACGCCTTGGTCTCGTTGGACGATGTCGTCAGCTACCGAGCGGTCTGCAGGAAGTGCTACAGGGATTTGATGATGATCGGGCGTTCGGCAACGCCCGCACCGCAATGCAATGCGCTGGCACAGATCGAATCGCCGCTGGCAGCCTCCGTCTTCGACGAAGCGGTCGACCTTTACCGCGCCGCCCGCAAGCGGGGCCTCACCGTCCGTTCGTCGGTGGACTGCCTGATCGCCGCCTGCGCCTTGCGCCACGACCTGGAAGTTCTGCACCGCGACCGTGATTACGAGGCATTGGCCTCTGTCTCGCTGCTGCGGCAGCGAAACACGCGGTAG
- a CDS encoding phosphoesterase produces MKRTVGKMSMLALALLGYTSVTTLSCNSHGGSNGGTAMAQPYDNTGSVAFALQVAPGVTLTQASYSIGGPGGFSQTGTINLSNSTKIAATIAALPAGKGYHLTLSATATDGTTACAGAADFDVIAHMTTAVTIALDCHEAPRTGSVMVSGVINVCPVADGIGANPGEALVGSTIALTSAAHDTDHGPAALTYQWSASAGTLSDPAAPNPTFRCTTPGTATVSLTVADGDTTPGCANTISTQVTCTGAVSGVVQSALFVPGSPTEPMVHAGYYQGAKVCGDANNNGKCDPTEAPVTTDASGHFALLTTASAPVIADIGTDAVNTANGLPNPSRNVFRVAGAQISEQAGNVVLSPASTEIMRALEANGSDYASEKKTLSARLGVAPDQVLADANGLGAADQTAVLREEVVLAGRFSYAVTKLDRGDLYPDALAVAGGDPELTGLGGVTPATATVVETRQPITFAQAEQAAFAVEGIPRYDHIFVIMLENKSSQAILNSAFAPKINALLASGNQAASYYATGNPSEPNYTALGGADDFGITDDSQWNCDATGANAVQDLPVPDKNQPGLGSSPFATTCTQTVGTNHNIVGKQNLFTAITGAGMTWRTYSESMNPGQDFRTDSVSDPAVVAADNVYAPGTLAGNAATIGDPNLLLPLPAGLYKTKHHPGMAFQNVRSAPEFKYSNRTMGGGQWDAALMSSKAYAIPTGYDIDQLGTDLGSGNIGTLNFVVPDQCDDMHGIGVTGTSGGKSGTASDCSSVSNNVPVATGGNILARGDNYVDKLVKRIQASPLWQNPAKRMAVVIMFDEGNATADLNSCCGWKAGKSVINNPLVQNPDGTFSPDPSNAKYNLGNKGHGKSIYGVLTNQPNAPKGVSDNDVYSHFSFVRTLQDMFMLADPTSDASYMNRSKYTERFIAQNILNLPEFTGSADTHFDSVRPMNHAYVIPATYVQKGTADDSRPLQVGPDSNQINIWSLKK; encoded by the coding sequence ATGAAGAGAACCGTTGGGAAGATGTCGATGCTCGCGCTGGCGCTGTTAGGTTACACGTCTGTGACAACGTTGAGCTGCAACAGTCACGGCGGCAGCAACGGCGGCACGGCGATGGCCCAGCCGTACGACAACACCGGCAGCGTCGCCTTCGCGTTGCAGGTCGCGCCGGGCGTGACGTTGACCCAGGCCAGCTACAGCATCGGCGGGCCGGGCGGTTTCTCGCAGACGGGGACCATCAACCTTTCCAACTCGACGAAGATCGCCGCCACCATCGCCGCGCTGCCGGCGGGCAAGGGCTATCACCTCACGCTGTCGGCGACGGCCACCGACGGAACCACCGCCTGCGCGGGCGCGGCTGACTTCGACGTCATCGCCCACATGACCACGGCGGTGACGATCGCCCTCGACTGTCACGAGGCGCCGCGCACCGGCTCGGTGATGGTGAGCGGCGTCATCAACGTGTGCCCGGTGGCGGACGGCATCGGCGCCAACCCCGGCGAAGCGCTGGTGGGCTCGACCATCGCGCTGACCAGCGCCGCGCACGACACCGACCACGGCCCGGCCGCGCTGACCTATCAATGGAGCGCCAGCGCCGGCACGTTGAGTGATCCGGCCGCGCCGAACCCGACCTTCCGCTGCACCACGCCGGGCACGGCCACCGTCTCGCTGACGGTCGCCGACGGCGACACCACGCCCGGCTGCGCCAACACCATCAGCACGCAGGTCACCTGCACCGGCGCCGTCAGCGGCGTGGTGCAAAGCGCGCTGTTCGTCCCCGGCAGCCCCACCGAGCCGATGGTTCACGCCGGCTATTACCAGGGCGCGAAGGTGTGCGGCGACGCCAACAACAACGGCAAGTGCGATCCGACCGAGGCGCCGGTGACCACCGACGCCAGCGGCCACTTCGCGCTGCTGACCACCGCCAGCGCGCCGGTGATCGCCGACATCGGCACCGACGCGGTGAACACCGCCAACGGCTTGCCCAACCCGTCGCGCAACGTCTTCCGCGTCGCCGGCGCCCAGATTTCCGAGCAGGCCGGCAACGTCGTGCTGAGCCCGGCGTCGACCGAGATCATGCGGGCCCTGGAAGCCAACGGCAGCGACTATGCCAGCGAGAAGAAGACCCTGTCGGCTCGCCTGGGTGTGGCGCCGGATCAGGTCCTGGCCGACGCCAATGGCCTCGGCGCCGCCGATCAAACCGCCGTGCTGCGCGAGGAGGTGGTGCTGGCCGGCCGCTTCAGCTACGCGGTGACCAAGCTGGATCGTGGCGATCTGTACCCGGACGCGCTGGCCGTCGCCGGCGGCGATCCCGAACTGACCGGCCTCGGCGGGGTCACGCCCGCCACCGCCACCGTGGTCGAGACTCGCCAGCCGATCACTTTCGCGCAGGCCGAGCAGGCGGCGTTCGCCGTCGAGGGCATCCCGCGCTACGACCACATCTTCGTCATCATGCTGGAGAACAAGTCCAGCCAGGCGATCTTGAACTCGGCCTTCGCGCCCAAGATCAACGCGCTCCTGGCGTCCGGCAACCAGGCCGCCAGCTATTACGCCACCGGCAACCCCAGCGAGCCGAACTACACCGCGCTCGGCGGCGCCGATGACTTCGGCATCACCGACGATTCGCAATGGAACTGCGACGCCACCGGGGCCAACGCGGTTCAGGATCTGCCGGTGCCCGACAAGAATCAGCCGGGCCTCGGCAGCTCGCCGTTCGCCACCACCTGCACCCAGACGGTGGGCACCAACCACAACATCGTCGGCAAGCAGAACCTGTTCACCGCCATCACCGGCGCCGGCATGACCTGGCGGACCTATAGCGAGTCGATGAACCCCGGCCAGGACTTCCGCACCGACAGCGTCTCTGATCCCGCGGTGGTGGCCGCGGACAACGTCTACGCACCCGGGACGCTGGCCGGCAATGCTGCCACCATCGGCGATCCCAATCTGCTGTTGCCGCTGCCGGCCGGTCTTTACAAGACCAAGCACCACCCCGGCATGGCCTTTCAGAACGTTCGCAGCGCGCCCGAGTTCAAGTACAGCAACCGAACGATGGGCGGCGGCCAGTGGGACGCCGCGCTGATGAGCAGCAAGGCGTATGCGATCCCCACCGGTTACGATATCGATCAGCTGGGGACCGACCTCGGCAGCGGAAACATCGGCACCCTGAACTTCGTGGTCCCCGACCAGTGCGACGACATGCACGGCATCGGTGTCACTGGCACCTCGGGCGGCAAGTCGGGAACCGCCAGCGACTGCAGCAGCGTGTCCAACAACGTACCGGTGGCCACCGGCGGCAACATCCTGGCCCGCGGCGACAACTACGTCGACAAGCTGGTCAAGCGGATCCAGGCCTCGCCGCTGTGGCAGAACCCGGCCAAGCGCATGGCCGTGGTGATCATGTTCGACGAAGGCAACGCCACGGCGGACCTGAACTCGTGCTGCGGCTGGAAGGCGGGAAAGAGCGTCATCAACAACCCGCTGGTGCAAAACCCGGACGGCACCTTCTCGCCCGACCCGTCGAACGCCAAGTACAACCTCGGCAACAAGGGCCACGGCAAGAGCATCTACGGCGTGCTGACCAACCAGCCGAATGCGCCCAAGGGCGTCTCGGACAACGACGTCTACAGCCACTTCTCGTTCGTGCGCACGCTGCAGGACATGTTCATGCTGGCCGATCCGACCAGCGACGCTTCGTACATGAACCGTTCGAAGTACACCGAGAGGTTCATCGCTCAGAACATCCTGAACCTGCCGGAGTTCACCGGCAGCGCGGACACGCACTTTGATTCCGTGCGGCCGATGAACCACGCCTACGTCATCCCGGCGACCTACGTACAAAAAGGCACGGCGGATGACAGCCGGCCGCTGCAAGTGGGACCGGACAGCAACCAGATCAACATCTGGTCGCTGAAGAAATAG
- the ppc gene encoding phosphoenolpyruvate carboxylase gives MKRTTAKGEDVALHEDIRFLGRLLGDTIREQAGERIFTLVENIRRTAIQYRRDHDMGSLRTLEKTIAALDQEQATHVVRAFSYFHHLANVAEDVHQNRRRRARQLTAQLPKPGTIAFALQRLRAAQVPTRKMVSFFERARVEPVLTAHPTEVQRKSILERHRAIAAYLAARDRGGAGSAQLDEIERDLRREILILWKTSEVRAVKPTVADEIENGLTYFRSTFLKVIPKLYADLETALGRGVHIGAFLRVASWIGGDRDGNPHVTHEVTGHALQRQAALILEHYLGEVHLLGSELSLSSRYVDVPPELVKLAALSPDRAVTREQEPFRRALTGIYARLAATARTLSGETPAPHAALGPAEPYATPAELIADLDVIGLSLSNDGAELVADGRLRRLRRAVEVFGFHLSSLDLRQHSAVHARVVREILARATGRDSYESLGESERQQLLLRELGTSRPLVSPHLTYSDETTEALRTLDVAAGLHQRFGARAVPNYVISMTAGPSDVFEVALLLKEAGLLVPGQEPRLGVNIIPLFETIEDLRACGGIMDQLFSSPAYRQLLESRDDIQEVMLGYSDSNKDGGFLTSNWELYKAEMSLVDVFEKHGVGIRLFHGRGGTVGRGGGPSYYAVRAQPRGSVNGQLRLTEQGEVIASKYADPVVGYRNLEALVAATMEATLLDGGSSESDRAAFYQTMEELSGHAFREYRHLVYETPGFIGYFREATPINEISHLNIGSRPSSRKSSDRIEDLRAIPWVFSWGQCRQAIPGWYGFGTAVNRYLEKERPRRVALLRAMYARWPFFRTLVDKLDMVLAKTDMGIASRYAGLVSDKKLRNAIFGRIHAEHEATRKAFFAISGAKTLLQDNRSLAYSLRNRIPYIDPLNHLQVDLLRRLRSNDGNSDELRRAVHLTINGVAAGLRNSG, from the coding sequence ATGAAACGGACGACAGCGAAGGGCGAGGACGTGGCCCTGCACGAAGACATCCGCTTTCTCGGGCGGCTCTTGGGCGACACCATTCGCGAGCAAGCGGGCGAGCGCATCTTCACGCTGGTCGAGAACATCCGTCGCACCGCCATTCAGTACCGGCGCGATCACGACATGGGTAGCCTGCGCACGCTGGAGAAGACCATCGCCGCGCTGGATCAGGAGCAGGCGACCCACGTGGTGCGGGCGTTCAGCTACTTCCACCACCTGGCCAATGTCGCCGAGGACGTGCACCAGAATCGCCGCCGCCGCGCCCGCCAGTTGACGGCGCAACTGCCCAAGCCGGGCACCATCGCCTTCGCGCTGCAGCGGCTGCGGGCGGCGCAGGTGCCGACGCGCAAGATGGTCTCGTTCTTCGAACGGGCGCGGGTGGAACCGGTGCTGACGGCGCACCCGACGGAGGTGCAGCGCAAGAGCATCCTTGAGCGACACCGGGCCATCGCTGCCTATCTGGCGGCGCGCGATCGGGGGGGAGCCGGGTCGGCGCAGCTGGACGAAATTGAACGTGATCTGCGCCGCGAGATCCTGATCTTGTGGAAGACCAGCGAGGTGCGGGCGGTCAAACCAACCGTCGCCGACGAGATCGAAAACGGCCTGACCTATTTTCGCAGCACCTTCCTCAAGGTCATTCCCAAGCTCTATGCCGATCTGGAAACCGCCCTCGGCCGCGGCGTACACATCGGCGCGTTCCTGCGCGTGGCCAGCTGGATCGGCGGCGACCGCGACGGCAACCCGCACGTCACGCACGAGGTGACGGGGCACGCGCTGCAGAGGCAGGCGGCGCTGATCCTGGAGCACTATCTTGGCGAGGTGCACCTGCTTGGCAGCGAGCTGTCCTTGTCCTCGCGCTATGTCGACGTGCCGCCCGAGCTGGTCAAGCTGGCGGCGCTGTCGCCCGACCGCGCGGTGACCCGCGAACAAGAGCCGTTTCGCCGCGCCCTGACCGGGATCTACGCGCGGCTGGCGGCGACGGCGCGGACCCTGTCGGGCGAGACGCCGGCCCCGCACGCGGCGCTGGGTCCGGCCGAGCCGTACGCCACGCCCGCCGAGCTGATCGCCGACCTGGACGTCATCGGCCTGTCGCTGTCCAACGACGGCGCCGAGCTGGTGGCGGACGGACGCCTGCGTCGGTTGCGGCGCGCGGTCGAGGTGTTCGGGTTTCACCTGTCGTCGCTGGACCTGCGCCAGCACAGCGCGGTCCATGCCCGGGTGGTGCGCGAGATTTTGGCCCGCGCCACCGGCCGCGACAGCTATGAATCGCTGGGCGAATCAGAACGGCAACAACTGTTGCTGCGCGAGCTCGGGACATCGCGCCCGCTGGTGTCGCCGCATCTGACCTACAGCGACGAGACCACCGAAGCGCTGCGCACGCTGGACGTCGCCGCCGGCTTGCACCAGCGCTTCGGCGCGCGCGCCGTCCCCAACTACGTCATCTCGATGACCGCCGGACCCAGCGACGTGTTCGAGGTGGCGCTCCTGCTGAAAGAAGCCGGCCTGCTGGTGCCGGGGCAAGAGCCGCGCCTCGGCGTCAACATCATCCCGCTGTTCGAGACCATCGAGGATCTGCGCGCCTGCGGCGGGATCATGGATCAGCTCTTCTCGTCGCCGGCGTACCGACAATTGCTGGAGAGCCGCGACGACATTCAAGAGGTGATGCTGGGCTATTCCGACAGCAACAAGGACGGCGGCTTTTTGACGTCGAACTGGGAGCTCTACAAAGCCGAGATGTCGCTGGTCGACGTCTTCGAAAAACACGGCGTGGGCATTCGCCTGTTTCACGGGCGCGGCGGCACGGTCGGACGCGGCGGCGGCCCCAGCTATTACGCCGTGCGCGCCCAGCCCCGCGGCAGCGTCAACGGCCAGCTGCGCCTGACCGAACAAGGCGAGGTCATCGCCAGCAAGTACGCCGACCCGGTGGTCGGCTATCGCAACCTGGAGGCGCTGGTGGCGGCGACCATGGAGGCGACCCTGCTTGACGGCGGCAGCTCCGAGTCCGACCGGGCGGCTTTCTATCAAACGATGGAAGAACTGTCCGGCCACGCCTTCCGCGAATACCGTCACCTGGTCTACGAGACGCCGGGGTTCATCGGTTATTTCCGCGAGGCCACGCCGATCAACGAGATCAGCCACCTCAACATCGGCAGCCGTCCCTCCAGCCGCAAGAGCAGCGATCGCATCGAGGACCTGCGCGCCATCCCCTGGGTCTTCAGCTGGGGCCAGTGCCGGCAGGCCATCCCCGGCTGGTACGGATTCGGCACGGCGGTGAACCGCTATCTGGAAAAAGAACGCCCGCGCCGGGTGGCCCTGCTGCGCGCGATGTACGCGCGCTGGCCGTTCTTCCGCACCCTCGTGGACAAGCTGGACATGGTGCTGGCCAAGACCGACATGGGCATCGCCTCGCGCTACGCCGGGCTGGTCAGCGACAAGAAGCTGCGCAACGCCATCTTTGGCCGCATCCACGCCGAGCACGAAGCGACGCGCAAGGCGTTCTTTGCCATCTCGGGTGCGAAGACGTTGCTGCAGGACAACCGCTCGCTGGCCTACAGCCTGCGCAACCGAATTCCCTATATTGATCCGCTGAATCACCTGCAGGTCGATCTGCTGCGCCGCCTGCGCTCCAACGACGGCAACAGCGATGAGCTGCGCCGCGCCGTGCACCTGACCATCAACGGCGTGGCGGCCGGCCTGCGCAACAGCGGTTAG
- a CDS encoding type II toxin-antitoxin system VapB family antitoxin has protein sequence MFQDGKVAGWRRFLVTKRRLIHAMRMKRANLVLRDDLLEEATRLSGEKTYSRVVERSLEEFIARRKAQQILSLQGSGLWQGDLAVVRRDAPARRARRR, from the coding sequence TTGTTTCAGGACGGCAAGGTGGCGGGGTGGCGCCGCTTCCTTGTGACCAAACGCCGGCTGATCCACGCTATGCGTATGAAACGCGCAAATCTCGTGCTTCGTGACGATCTCCTGGAGGAGGCCACCCGGCTCAGCGGCGAGAAGACTTACTCGCGCGTCGTCGAACGTTCGCTGGAAGAATTCATCGCCCGTCGCAAGGCCCAACAGATCCTCAGTCTGCAAGGTAGCGGTCTGTGGCAAGGCGACCTGGCAGTTGTGCGGCGCGACGCCCCCGCGCGCCGGGCCCGGCGCCGATGA